One genomic segment of Aquipluma nitroreducens includes these proteins:
- the mtnP gene encoding S-methyl-5'-thioadenosine phosphorylase, with amino-acid sequence MTKIAIIGGSGLENPAILKNATELKVDTPYGSTTSDFKCGVINRQEVVILSRHGRQHTIPPSQVNNRANVWAIREIGCTHIVATTACGSLRQEIGRGDFVILDQFIDFTRHRAVTFFESFEPREMKHTPMADPFDSYLRSKIIQTAKELNMKIFEKGTVITIEGPRFSTRAESNMFRLWGADVINMSTAPEAILANELGIPYAAIAMSTDYDCWKTDEAPVTWGDVLKVFNENISHVIELLIHTIGKI; translated from the coding sequence ATGACTAAAATTGCCATCATTGGCGGCTCCGGATTGGAAAATCCTGCTATCCTGAAAAATGCAACTGAGCTAAAAGTGGACACGCCATACGGATCGACAACATCCGATTTTAAATGTGGAGTAATTAACAGACAAGAAGTTGTGATTCTTTCCAGGCATGGACGCCAACATACGATTCCGCCAAGTCAGGTAAATAACCGGGCAAATGTTTGGGCCATTCGCGAAATTGGTTGTACGCACATTGTGGCAACTACTGCCTGCGGAAGTTTACGACAGGAAATTGGTCGTGGCGATTTTGTGATACTCGATCAGTTTATTGATTTTACCCGGCATCGTGCGGTGACTTTCTTTGAATCGTTTGAGCCACGCGAAATGAAACATACGCCAATGGCCGATCCGTTCGACAGTTATCTCAGGTCAAAAATCATTCAAACGGCAAAGGAATTAAACATGAAGATTTTTGAAAAAGGAACTGTAATTACCATTGAAGGACCACGATTCTCGACACGTGCCGAATCGAATATGTTTCGGTTGTGGGGAGCTGACGTAATCAATATGTCGACTGCTCCTGAAGCAATTTTAGCCAATGAGCTTGGAATACCATATGCCGCTATCGCCATGAGTACTGATTACGACTGCTGGAAAACCGATGAGGCTCCGGTAACCTGGGGCGATGTTTTGAAGGTTTTCAATGAAAATATAAGTCATGTAATTGAATTACTGATTCATACGATCGGTAAGATATAA
- a CDS encoding response regulator codes for MRNTKNPLIFVVEDNQMYNKLVVSYLKTNKFTNVESYLSGEEALNNMTKNPDIVIQDYLLEGMTGIEVLIKAKKTNPDVEFIFLSGQDSIDIAINSMKYGAYDYIVKDQMALQKMVNKINKINSVTELVTSNKRYRVGVVLFFVGLAILIIATLAMALMYPHIFGL; via the coding sequence ATGCGAAACACCAAGAATCCTCTAATATTTGTCGTTGAAGACAATCAGATGTATAACAAGCTTGTTGTTAGTTATCTCAAGACCAATAAATTTACAAATGTTGAGTCCTATTTATCCGGAGAGGAAGCATTGAATAACATGACAAAGAATCCAGATATTGTTATTCAGGATTATCTTCTTGAAGGAATGACCGGTATTGAGGTATTGATCAAGGCAAAGAAAACAAATCCTGATGTTGAGTTTATTTTTCTCTCGGGTCAGGACAGTATTGACATTGCAATTAATAGTATGAAATATGGAGCATACGACTACATTGTAAAGGATCAGATGGCCTTGCAAAAAATGGTTAATAAAATTAACAAGATTAATTCAGTCACTGAATTGGTAACTTCGAACAAACGATACCGAGTTGGAGTTGTTTTGTTTTTTGTTGGTTTAGCCATTCTTATTATCGCAACATTGGCCATGGCGTTAATGTACCCGCATATTTTTGGATTGTAA
- a CDS encoding type III pantothenate kinase, with product MILAIDIGNTNIVFGVADENGWVKIWRIQTDWSKTADEYEVIFRSLFTSSSISYNDISRAVLSSVVPSLIRAFREMLNNLLESSLLLVEPSIYDKLPIKIIDPYEIGTDLVADATAAFMGYGGSTMVIDFGTALTFTTISREGEILGVAITPGLITALKSLTRNTAQLRDVQLSAPPSVLGKNTVHAIQSGIILGFSGLVDSMVSRTEAELGEKLTVVATGGLSAVLKNVSARIEIIDENLTLDGLKYIAQYV from the coding sequence ATGATTCTAGCCATAGATATAGGAAATACAAATATTGTATTTGGAGTTGCCGATGAAAATGGATGGGTAAAAATTTGGCGGATACAAACTGATTGGTCAAAAACGGCTGACGAATATGAAGTGATTTTCAGATCGCTATTTACAAGTTCTTCAATTAGTTACAACGACATCTCACGTGCCGTTTTAAGTAGCGTCGTTCCTAGTCTGATAAGAGCGTTTAGAGAAATGCTGAATAACTTGCTCGAAAGTTCTTTGCTTTTAGTTGAGCCATCCATTTACGATAAACTGCCAATTAAAATAATTGATCCCTACGAAATTGGAACCGACCTGGTCGCTGATGCTACTGCTGCCTTTATGGGTTATGGTGGTTCCACGATGGTCATTGATTTCGGAACTGCCCTCACATTTACAACAATCAGTCGCGAAGGTGAGATTCTTGGAGTGGCCATAACTCCGGGATTGATCACTGCGCTGAAATCACTTACCAGAAATACGGCTCAATTGCGCGATGTACAACTTAGCGCACCCCCTTCGGTTCTGGGCAAAAACACCGTTCATGCCATACAGTCGGGTATTATTCTTGGTTTCTCCGGATTAGTTGATTCGATGGTCAGTCGTACTGAAGCTGAACTTGGTGAAAAGTTGACGGTTGTTGCAACTGGAGGTCTTTCGGCAGTATTGAAGAATGTTTCGGCAAGAATTGAAATTATTGATGAGAATCTGACTTTGGATGGACTGAAATATATTGCACAATACGTTTAA
- a CDS encoding adenosine deaminase: MDQDAIKNFISGLPKAELHLHIEGTFEPELMFGIAERNHIDLKYNSVDDLKSAYDFNNLQEFLDIYYSGTNVLIEEQDFYDLTWAYLQKIHSQNVLHTEIFFDPQTHTSRGVAFDKVISGIHRALGDGRSKLGISSFLILSFLRHLSEESAFQTLEEALPYKSWITAIGLDSSEKGHPPNKFERVFTKAQAEGFLTVAHAGEEGSPEYVWEALKLLQVSRIDHGNRSLEDSLLIDELVKRKMSLTVCPLSNLKLKVVRDMTQHPLAKMLDKGMMATVNSDDPAYFGGYVNENYEAVAVALKLTKGQIVQLAKNSFTASFLNEVEKKAMIEKVDLYYRDQKN; this comes from the coding sequence ATGGATCAGGATGCAATCAAAAATTTCATTTCAGGATTACCAAAGGCGGAACTTCACCTACACATCGAAGGTACGTTTGAGCCTGAACTGATGTTTGGGATTGCCGAACGAAACCACATTGATTTGAAATACAACTCGGTAGACGACCTGAAATCAGCTTACGACTTCAATAATCTTCAGGAATTTTTAGATATTTATTATAGCGGAACAAATGTTTTGATTGAGGAGCAGGATTTTTACGATCTGACCTGGGCGTATCTTCAAAAAATACATTCGCAAAATGTGCTTCATACCGAAATCTTTTTCGATCCTCAAACGCATACTTCAAGAGGAGTTGCATTCGATAAAGTTATTTCGGGGATTCATCGGGCATTGGGAGATGGTCGCAGCAAACTTGGGATCAGTAGCTTTTTGATCCTAAGTTTCCTGCGTCACCTCAGCGAAGAATCTGCTTTTCAAACATTGGAAGAAGCATTGCCCTACAAATCGTGGATAACTGCCATTGGATTGGATTCGTCAGAAAAAGGACATCCACCCAACAAGTTTGAGCGGGTATTTACAAAAGCACAGGCCGAAGGCTTTTTGACTGTTGCTCATGCCGGAGAGGAGGGGTCACCAGAATATGTTTGGGAAGCTTTAAAATTACTACAAGTTTCGCGCATCGACCACGGCAACCGATCACTTGAAGATTCATTATTGATTGATGAACTGGTGAAGCGAAAAATGTCTCTGACCGTCTGCCCGCTCTCGAATCTGAAACTGAAAGTCGTTCGGGATATGACTCAACATCCATTGGCCAAAATGCTCGATAAAGGGATGATGGCCACGGTCAATTCGGATGATCCGGCGTACTTTGGCGGATATGTAAATGAAAATTATGAGGCAGTAGCGGTCGCTTTAAAGCTGACGAAAGGACAAATCGTTCAATTGGCCAAAAACTCTTTTACAGCCAGTTTTTTAAATGAAGTAGAGAAGAAAGCGATGATTGAAAAAGTCGATCTTTATTATCGGGATCAAAAAAATTAA
- a CDS encoding glycerate kinase family protein, translated as MRIVIAPDSFKECLTATQVAAAISKGIKKVVPEAEIICIPIADGGEGTVEALVAATAGTIVSTPSVDALNRTIQSFYGILGNGNTAVIEMAAASGIELLVPEERNPMITSTYGTGLLLKAAMEAGFTEIILGIGGSATNDGGVGMAQALGFGLLDKNGNQMDWGGGSLNELHRIDSSNVHPLLRKVKITVACDVQNPLLGPSGATHVYGRQKGATPEMVETLEKNMTHLAQILHQEFGTDYSNILGAGAAGGLGAGLMAFCKAEIVHGFELISRLTDLENRIQAASLVFTAEGKIDEQTAFGKTISGVAQLGKKYRVPVIALAGMVEGDLSELFRQGLTSAFAIANRPMSLEESKTNASQLLASTSEQIMRLVSEINNF; from the coding sequence ATGCGCATTGTTATCGCCCCCGATTCGTTTAAAGAATGTTTAACTGCCACGCAGGTAGCTGCAGCAATTTCAAAAGGGATAAAAAAAGTTGTTCCTGAAGCTGAAATCATTTGCATTCCAATCGCCGATGGTGGAGAAGGAACCGTTGAAGCTTTGGTAGCGGCAACTGCTGGAACAATCGTTTCAACACCATCAGTCGATGCGCTGAACCGAACAATACAATCTTTCTACGGAATTTTGGGCAATGGTAACACCGCTGTCATTGAAATGGCTGCTGCTTCGGGAATTGAATTACTTGTGCCGGAAGAACGAAATCCGATGATTACCTCGACATATGGAACCGGTTTGCTTCTGAAAGCCGCGATGGAAGCTGGTTTTACTGAAATCATTCTGGGGATTGGCGGAAGTGCAACGAACGATGGTGGAGTTGGAATGGCGCAGGCTCTTGGGTTTGGACTTCTTGATAAAAACGGTAATCAAATGGATTGGGGTGGCGGATCGTTGAACGAACTACATCGAATCGACAGTTCCAATGTCCATCCATTACTACGGAAAGTAAAAATCACAGTGGCTTGCGATGTGCAAAATCCACTTTTGGGGCCTTCCGGAGCAACTCATGTTTATGGACGACAAAAAGGAGCGACGCCCGAAATGGTTGAAACACTTGAAAAAAACATGACTCATTTGGCACAAATTCTTCATCAGGAATTTGGCACTGACTATTCCAATATTCTGGGAGCTGGCGCTGCCGGTGGCTTGGGAGCTGGATTGATGGCCTTCTGCAAAGCTGAAATAGTGCATGGATTTGAGCTAATTAGTCGATTGACAGACTTAGAGAATCGCATTCAAGCTGCATCACTGGTTTTTACTGCTGAAGGTAAAATTGATGAACAAACAGCTTTCGGAAAAACCATCAGCGGAGTGGCTCAACTGGGTAAGAAGTACCGGGTTCCGGTTATTGCTTTGGCCGGTATGGTTGAAGGCGACCTGTCTGAACTCTTCAGGCAGGGACTTACTTCGGCTTTTGCAATTGCCAACCGGCCCATGAGCCTCGAAGAATCGAAGACGAATGCTTCTCAATTGCTTGCTTCGACTTCAGAACAAATTATGCGATTAGTTTCAGAAATAAATAATTTCTGA
- a CDS encoding GNAT family N-acetyltransferase yields the protein MEVKQKNDSKKGMFYIEQDEKIVAEMTYVWAGTEKIIINHTEVNEILKGQGAGKQMLSKAVEFVRENGLKIIPLCPFVKSVFDKKPEYDDVL from the coding sequence ATGGAAGTAAAACAGAAAAATGATTCGAAAAAAGGGATGTTCTACATCGAACAGGATGAGAAAATTGTTGCTGAAATGACCTACGTTTGGGCCGGAACGGAAAAAATTATCATTAACCATACAGAAGTTAATGAAATTTTGAAAGGGCAAGGCGCCGGAAAACAAATGCTAAGCAAAGCTGTTGAATTTGTACGGGAAAATGGACTTAAGATTATACCACTTTGCCCGTTTGTCAAAAGTGTTTTCGACAAGAAACCTGAATATGACGATGTATTATAA
- a CDS encoding pirin family protein produces MKNTILHKADTRGDANHGWLHSKHTFSFANYHNPERMHFGALRVLNDDTVEAGKGFGTHPHDNMEIISIPLEGDLEHKDSMGNVAVIKHGDIQVMSAGTGIYHSEYNKNTDRRVKFLQIWVFPNTKNVTPRYDQITLNIADRHNKLQQVLSPNADDEGVWIYQNAWFHLGNFDKGVSANYNIKAKGNGVYAFILKGDVTINDQALTTRDGFGIWDVDSLAIKADSDAEILLMEVPMTF; encoded by the coding sequence ATGAAAAATACAATATTACACAAAGCTGATACCCGTGGCGACGCAAACCACGGCTGGTTACATAGCAAACATACATTTAGTTTTGCCAATTATCACAATCCCGAACGGATGCACTTTGGAGCATTACGCGTGTTGAATGACGATACCGTAGAAGCCGGAAAAGGCTTTGGTACACATCCTCACGACAATATGGAAATCATATCCATTCCGTTGGAAGGCGATCTGGAACACAAGGACAGTATGGGAAATGTTGCCGTTATTAAACATGGCGACATTCAGGTGATGAGTGCAGGAACTGGAATATACCACAGTGAGTACAACAAAAACACCGATCGCAGAGTGAAATTTCTACAAATTTGGGTGTTCCCAAATACGAAGAATGTGACACCTCGATACGATCAGATTACGCTGAACATTGCTGACCGCCATAATAAATTGCAACAGGTTCTTTCGCCGAATGCTGACGATGAAGGCGTTTGGATCTATCAAAACGCATGGTTCCATCTCGGAAATTTCGACAAGGGAGTCAGCGCCAATTACAACATTAAAGCAAAAGGCAACGGCGTATATGCTTTTATCCTGAAAGGTGATGTAACCATAAATGACCAGGCTTTAACAACCCGCGACGGATTTGGAATCTGGGATGTCGACTCGTTGGCAATAAAGGCTGACTCTGACGCAGAAATCTTGTTGATGGAAGTTCCTATGACTTTTTAA
- a CDS encoding YceI family protein, with translation MENLTKTKWGIDPTHSEIAFKVKHLMITNVKGVFKEFDASIYTTGEDFMTSEIDFWMNPASVDTGVADRDAHLKSADFFDVENFKQIHFIGNTYEKVDNDGSYELYGDLTIKDITRQVKLDVEFGGVMKDPWGNEKAGFTINGKLNRKDFGLTWNATLEAGGVLVSDDVRISCEVELVKQS, from the coding sequence ATGGAAAATTTAACAAAGACCAAATGGGGTATCGACCCAACTCATAGCGAAATTGCTTTCAAAGTAAAGCACCTGATGATTACCAACGTAAAGGGAGTGTTCAAAGAATTTGATGCAAGTATTTATACCACTGGTGAAGATTTTATGACCTCCGAAATCGACTTCTGGATGAATCCGGCATCGGTCGATACGGGAGTTGCTGATCGTGACGCACATTTAAAAAGTGCCGATTTCTTCGACGTTGAAAACTTCAAGCAAATACATTTCATTGGAAATACCTATGAAAAAGTTGACAATGACGGAAGCTACGAATTGTATGGCGACCTCACCATTAAAGACATAACCAGACAAGTTAAACTCGACGTTGAATTTGGTGGCGTAATGAAAGATCCATGGGGGAACGAAAAAGCAGGTTTCACCATTAACGGAAAGTTAAACCGTAAAGATTTTGGACTGACATGGAATGCAACTTTAGAAGCTGGAGGCGTACTTGTTAGTGACGATGTTAGAATAAGCTGTGAAGTAGAACTGGTAAAACAGTCCTGA
- a CDS encoding 1,9-bis(guanidino)-5-aza-nonane synthase, whose protein sequence is MKKSDLLKNTIEHIDIKSFDSTPIIDSMRKMSFTSRDTASATDILLKMVGNTECTNILTLAGSTSAAGCMQVYVDMVKNNMIDVIVATGASIIDMDFFEALGHKHYRGTTEINDGILRDLYIDRIYDTFIDEEELQNCDGTIKEITDSLEKRPYSSREFIKEMGKWLTENSVKKDSLIQVCYENNVPIFCPAFSDSSAGFGLAKHQWENPEKHVSIDSVADFLELTKIKMAAGVTGLFMIGGGVPKNFAQDTVVCAEILGKEVPMHQYAVQITVADVRDGACSSSTLKEASSWGKVQVTDEQMVFAEATSVLPLIVSYVYHKGTWKNRQPKSWSNLFVK, encoded by the coding sequence ATGAAAAAATCAGATTTATTAAAAAACACCATCGAGCACATCGACATCAAGTCATTCGATTCAACTCCAATCATCGACTCTATGCGTAAAATGTCGTTCACCTCGCGCGATACAGCCAGTGCAACCGATATTTTATTGAAAATGGTGGGCAATACCGAATGTACCAACATATTGACTCTGGCCGGAAGTACAAGCGCCGCAGGCTGTATGCAGGTATATGTTGACATGGTTAAAAATAATATGATCGATGTTATTGTGGCAACTGGCGCCTCAATTATCGACATGGATTTTTTTGAAGCACTTGGTCATAAACACTACCGCGGTACCACCGAAATTAACGATGGCATTTTGCGCGACCTTTATATCGACCGAATTTATGACACTTTCATCGACGAGGAAGAATTACAGAATTGCGATGGAACCATCAAGGAAATTACCGATTCGTTGGAGAAAAGACCTTATTCTTCGCGCGAATTTATCAAAGAAATGGGTAAATGGCTGACTGAAAATTCAGTGAAAAAAGATAGTCTCATCCAGGTTTGCTACGAAAACAATGTACCAATTTTCTGCCCGGCATTCTCCGACTCAAGCGCTGGTTTTGGTTTGGCTAAACACCAATGGGAAAATCCTGAAAAACACGTTTCGATTGACTCAGTTGCCGACTTTTTGGAATTGACCAAAATTAAGATGGCTGCCGGTGTAACTGGTTTGTTCATGATTGGCGGAGGCGTTCCAAAGAACTTTGCTCAGGATACGGTAGTTTGTGCCGAAATTTTAGGTAAAGAAGTCCCAATGCACCAATATGCTGTTCAGATTACTGTTGCTGATGTTCGCGACGGAGCTTGCTCATCGTCAACACTGAAAGAAGCCAGCTCGTGGGGTAAAGTTCAGGTAACCGACGAACAAATGGTTTTTGCTGAAGCGACTTCGGTATTGCCATTAATTGTGAGTTACGTTTACCACAAAGGAACCTGGAAGAATCGTCAGCCTAAAAGCTGGAGTAATTTATTCGTAAAATAA
- a CDS encoding NAD-dependent epimerase/dehydratase family protein: protein MILVTGGTGLVGAHLLYELTKSGHRVKALRRPQSNTEWVRKIFSYYTPDADFLFSQIEWVEGDILDYLSLEEALNGVTSIFHCAAIVSFHGDDHDIMLNNNVKGTGNLIDAAIHNGVKRFCHVSSIAALGKTQDGSEITEETYWTPSKRKSGYSLSKFFSEMEVWRGIEEGLDAVIVNPSIIMGPGNWEIGSPKIFQSIWKGLNYYTKGISGFVDVRDVVKAMILLMDETRFEQVKNQRFILNAGNLSYQDFFNKIADGLNKPRPRSFASDIKLHIAWRMAKAGSFFTGKRPLITREAVSGTNQNNQYSGEKITRTIGFEYRSLDSSISGIAEIFLKDMVLPSAK, encoded by the coding sequence ATGATACTGGTAACAGGCGGAACCGGATTGGTAGGTGCACATTTACTTTACGAATTGACCAAATCGGGGCATCGGGTAAAGGCGCTTCGCAGGCCGCAAAGCAACACCGAATGGGTTCGGAAAATCTTTTCGTACTACACTCCTGATGCCGATTTTTTGTTTTCTCAAATTGAATGGGTTGAAGGCGACATTCTGGATTACCTAAGCCTGGAAGAAGCATTAAATGGAGTAACCAGTATTTTTCACTGTGCCGCTATTGTTTCATTCCATGGCGACGATCACGACATCATGCTAAACAACAATGTGAAAGGCACCGGAAACCTGATTGATGCAGCCATCCACAACGGGGTTAAACGGTTTTGCCACGTTAGTTCCATTGCAGCGCTAGGCAAAACTCAGGATGGAAGCGAAATAACCGAAGAGACCTACTGGACGCCTTCAAAACGTAAGTCGGGTTATTCGCTCAGCAAGTTTTTTTCTGAAATGGAAGTCTGGCGTGGAATTGAAGAAGGATTGGATGCTGTAATCGTAAATCCATCGATCATTATGGGTCCGGGAAACTGGGAAATTGGCAGTCCAAAGATTTTTCAATCGATTTGGAAGGGATTGAATTATTATACCAAAGGAATTTCGGGCTTTGTTGATGTACGCGATGTGGTGAAAGCCATGATTCTGCTGATGGATGAAACCCGATTTGAACAGGTAAAAAACCAGCGTTTTATCCTGAACGCTGGAAACTTGAGCTATCAGGATTTCTTCAATAAAATTGCCGATGGGTTGAACAAACCCCGCCCGCGGAGTTTTGCCTCCGATATTAAGCTGCACATCGCCTGGCGAATGGCCAAAGCCGGTAGCTTTTTCACGGGGAAACGTCCGTTAATTACACGAGAAGCGGTTTCAGGAACAAACCAAAACAACCAATATTCAGGAGAAAAAATCACCCGTACTATCGGATTTGAATACAGGAGCCTGGATTCATCGATTTCTGGTATTGCCGAGATCTTTCTGAAAGACATGGTTTTACCTTCAGCAAAATAA
- a CDS encoding pyridoxamine 5'-phosphate oxidase family protein, producing the protein MRTHFIHDRKAIDAILKQCKTCYVAMSVDDVPYVLPMNFAMDGDRVILHSAQQGRMWETIKKNPRVCINWTLGEELAWQDEKVGCSYRVKSKSVIIEGTAEIVDDFDEKERLFTQFMTQYSDLPFKFSAPSIRNVGVLIVPIEKLSAKEFGAKAVKPWNT; encoded by the coding sequence ATGAGAACACATTTTATTCACGACCGAAAAGCGATTGATGCCATTTTGAAACAGTGCAAAACCTGTTACGTAGCGATGTCTGTCGATGATGTGCCGTATGTTTTGCCCATGAATTTTGCCATGGATGGCGATCGGGTTATCCTGCATTCGGCTCAGCAAGGTCGTATGTGGGAAACGATTAAAAAGAACCCAAGGGTGTGTATCAACTGGACTTTAGGCGAAGAACTGGCCTGGCAAGACGAAAAGGTAGGATGCAGTTACCGGGTTAAATCCAAGTCGGTGATTATTGAAGGAACTGCCGAAATAGTTGATGATTTTGATGAGAAAGAACGTCTTTTCACTCAGTTTATGACACAATATAGCGATCTTCCTTTCAAATTCAGTGCACCTTCTATTCGAAATGTTGGAGTGTTGATTGTGCCCATTGAAAAATTATCGGCTAAAGAATTTGGAGCAAAGGCTGTTAAGCCCTGGAATACTTAA
- the dnaG gene encoding DNA primase has product MIDQATIERIVDAAHISDVVSEFVTLKKRGVNQLGLCPFHNEKTPSFTVSPAKGIFKCFGCGKGGNSVNFIMELEQLSYPDALRWLAKKFHIEIEEKEESLEEKALKDERESMMIASAFAQKYFSRFLLNENEGRTIGLSYLRERGIRDDIITKFELGYCPDGKDLFTQAATREGYKMEFLEKTGLTIKRDDWVRDRFGGRVIFPVHNVAGRVIAFGGRTLTNDKKVAKYLNSPESDIYHKGRTLYGIYQAKRDITRLDKCYLVEGYTDVLSFHQAGIENVVASSGTSLTIDQIRLIRRFSPNITIVYDGDDAGIKASLRGIDMVLEEGINVKVLPLPRGEDPDSFARSMSASELAEYIKKNETDFIKFKTQLLMESVENDPVSKARLINEIVHSISVIPDTITRTIYIKECSRLMDVQEAVLYSEIRKIQNKQSEDHTRKELQEIQVQASKPRVPATEKTVVNPFETEEREILRILLKYFHQEVFEIEDETTHETHIYTVGVYVLSELQNDGLISVNERVRDILLAMEENVDNKDFDPIKYFTQHPNNEISQYASNLLAEKYIESKRWSKGGAFIETESELLHELVPILIKEYKIKNVKLMQKNIWLQIDEAFKKRDDEKVAELQTQYQKLNEVVAALSKMHGFRAIT; this is encoded by the coding sequence ATGATTGATCAAGCTACCATCGAGCGAATTGTTGATGCGGCGCACATTTCGGATGTGGTGTCGGAGTTTGTTACGCTTAAGAAAAGAGGTGTTAACCAACTGGGATTGTGCCCTTTCCATAATGAAAAGACACCTTCGTTTACCGTTTCGCCTGCCAAAGGAATTTTTAAATGTTTTGGCTGCGGAAAAGGTGGCAACTCAGTGAACTTCATCATGGAGCTAGAACAGCTCAGTTATCCGGATGCTTTGCGATGGCTGGCCAAAAAGTTCCACATCGAGATTGAGGAAAAGGAAGAATCGCTGGAAGAGAAGGCGCTGAAAGACGAACGCGAAAGTATGATGATCGCTTCGGCTTTCGCACAAAAGTACTTCAGCCGGTTTTTGCTGAATGAAAATGAAGGCCGCACCATTGGCTTGAGTTACCTGCGCGAACGTGGCATCCGCGACGACATCATTACCAAATTTGAATTGGGTTATTGCCCCGATGGCAAAGACCTCTTCACCCAGGCGGCCACTCGTGAAGGCTATAAAATGGAGTTCCTCGAAAAGACTGGCCTGACCATCAAACGCGACGATTGGGTGCGCGACCGCTTTGGCGGACGGGTAATTTTTCCGGTTCACAACGTGGCTGGACGTGTCATCGCTTTTGGCGGACGAACCCTGACCAACGATAAAAAAGTGGCCAAATACCTGAATTCTCCGGAATCGGATATTTACCACAAAGGGCGGACGCTCTATGGAATTTATCAGGCCAAACGCGACATTACCCGCTTAGATAAATGTTATTTGGTTGAAGGATACACTGATGTGCTTTCGTTCCACCAGGCCGGTATTGAAAATGTGGTGGCCTCGTCGGGCACTTCACTGACGATCGATCAGATTCGGTTGATTCGTCGGTTTTCGCCCAACATTACCATTGTGTACGATGGCGATGATGCTGGTATAAAAGCCTCGCTTCGCGGAATCGACATGGTTTTGGAAGAAGGCATCAACGTAAAAGTATTACCTCTTCCGCGTGGTGAAGATCCCGATTCGTTTGCCCGTTCGATGAGCGCCAGCGAGTTGGCCGAATACATCAAGAAAAACGAAACCGACTTTATTAAGTTCAAGACCCAGCTTTTGATGGAATCCGTTGAAAACGATCCGGTTTCAAAAGCGCGGCTGATCAACGAAATCGTTCATTCCATTTCGGTTATTCCGGATACCATTACCCGAACCATTTACATCAAGGAATGCAGTCGGCTGATGGATGTTCAGGAAGCGGTTTTGTATTCCGAAATCCGGAAAATTCAGAACAAACAATCGGAAGATCATACCCGAAAAGAGCTTCAGGAGATCCAGGTACAAGCATCAAAACCCAGAGTTCCGGCGACCGAAAAGACGGTTGTCAATCCGTTTGAAACCGAAGAGCGAGAAATCCTTCGAATTCTGCTGAAATATTTTCATCAGGAAGTATTTGAAATTGAAGACGAAACGACTCATGAAACACATATCTACACCGTTGGTGTTTATGTGTTGTCTGAATTGCAGAATGACGGACTAATTTCGGTAAATGAAAGGGTTCGGGATATTTTATTGGCCATGGAAGAAAATGTTGACAACAAAGATTTCGACCCGATTAAATATTTTACCCAGCATCCCAACAATGAAATCAGCCAGTATGCAAGTAATTTGTTGGCCGAAAAATACATCGAAAGCAAACGTTGGAGTAAAGGTGGTGCCTTTATCGAAACCGAAAGCGAGTTGCTGCACGAGCTTGTACCAATTCTTATCAAGGAATATAAAATCAAAAACGTAAAACTAATGCAGAAAAATATCTGGTTGCAGATTGACGAAGCATTTAAAAAACGCGATGATGAAAAAGTGGCCGAACTTCAGACTCAATATCAAAAATTAAATGAAGTCGTTGCTGCACTCTCCAAGATGCATGGATTTCGGGCAATCACATAG